From Astatotilapia calliptera chromosome 19, fAstCal1.2, whole genome shotgun sequence, a single genomic window includes:
- the grhl1 gene encoding grainyhead-like protein 1 homolog isoform X1, whose protein sequence is MSQEHDNSKRAVLVLQNEPGYGGQRRSFTTEDEAWKSFLENPLTAATKAMMSINGDEDSAAALGLLYDYYKVPREKRTIHQPKTDTLVSDVDPNKRHQIQTGHSIVQLQEASMENRIPVLKPPFNILQLGPDKRAHFSSPDTTVTVSIATVPNQTIKTEVPTHGFSVTVPNNCSETESHVGVFDRQLTHNAVHFSPGTQARTPPDSTFPESFKDGSQEVFSLPGDLQFRMTSMTPEDYTQFDTVPGNNFEYTLEASKSLRQKTGDGTMTYLNKGQFYPITLREIDNKGLQQPITKVRSVVMVVFGEEKCRDDQLKHWKYWHSRQHTAKQRCLDIADYKESFNTIGNIEEISYNAISFTWDTNEEAKIFISVNCLSTDFSSQKGVKGLPLNLQIDTYSYNNRSNKPIHRAYCQIKVFCDKGAERKIRDEERKQSRRKGKVVDLNSGLAFADMKVPMLQKRNDVTIFKMMTDLETQPVLFIPDIHFSTFQRHPFSTDDGEDSSGMKRLPFSDDEFGSPQNKLPRVEEAKKVLLYVRKETDEVFDALMLKNPTLKGLVEAISEKYELPYDKVGKVYKKCKKGILVHMDDNIIKHYSNEDTFQISMEELGGLYKLTLTEI, encoded by the exons ATGTCACAGGAGCATGACAA CAGTAAACGTGCGGTCCTGGTTCTCCAGAACGAGCCGGGTTATGGCGGCCAGCGTCGCTCTTTCACCACAGAGGATGAAGCCTGGAAATCTTTTCTGGAGAACCCGCTGACAGCTGCCACCAAGGCGATGATGAGCATAAATGGAGACGAGGATAGTGCCGCAGCTCTGGGTCTGCTCTACGACTACTATAAG GTGCCCAGGGAAAAGAGAACAATACACCAGCCCAAGACAGACACACTGGTCTCTGATGTGGATCCCAACAAAAG GCACCAGATCCAGACCGGACACTCCATAGTCCAACTCCAGGAAGCCAGTATGGAAAACAGGATCCCGGTGCTCAAGCCTCCCTTCAATATTCTTCAGCTGGGCCCAGACAAGAGAGCCCACTTTTCTTCACCAG atacTACTGTCACAGTTTCCATTGCCACCGTGCCAAACCAGACTATCAAGACAGAGGTGCCCACTCACGGCTTCTCGGTGACTGTGCCAAACAACTGCAGCGAAACGGAGAGCCACGTGGGCGTCTTTGACCGCCAGCTCACCCACAACGCGGTCCATTTCAGCCCTGGCACCCAGGCTCGTACGCCCCCTGACTCCACCTTTCCCGAGAGCTTTAAGGATGGTTCCCAGGAA GTGTTTTCCCTCCCAGGAGATCTCCAGTTTCGGATGACCTCCATGACGCCCGAGGACTACACTCAGTTTGACACCGTGCCGGG GAATAATTTTGAGTACACTCTCGAGGCATCCAAATCTCTGCGTCAGAAGACAGGTGACGGGACAATGACGTACCTCAACAAGGGCCAATTTTACCCCATCACCCTCAGGGAGATTGACAACAAAGGCCTGCAGCAACCCATCACCAAAGTCAGG agcGTGGTGATGGTTGTGTTTGGAGAGGAGAAGTGCAGAGACGACCAGCTAAAACACTGGAAATACTGGCACTCCAGACAGCACACGGCTAAACAGAGGTGCCTCGACATCG CTGACTACAAGGAGAGCTTCAACACCATCGGCAACATTGAGGAGATTTCATATAACGCCATTTCCTTCACCTGGGACACAAACGAGGAGGCCAAA ATCTTCATCTCCGTCAACTGTCTGAGCACAGACTTCTCCTCTCAGAAAGGGGTGAAGGGTCTTCCCCTGAATCTGCAGATCGACACTTACAGTTACAACAACCGCAGCAACAAGCCCATCCACCGTGCCTACTGCCAGATCAAAGTCTTCTGTGACAAAGGCGCCGAGAGGAAGATCCGAGATGAGGAGAGGAAACAGTCCCGCAGGAAAGGGAAAGTTGTCGACCTAAACTCTGGGCTGGCTT TTGCAGACATGAAAGTACCAATGCTCCAGAAACGTAACGATGTGACCATCTTTAAGATGATGACTGATCTCGAGACCCAGCCTGTCCTCTTCATTCCCGACATTCACTTCTCCACCTTCCAACGTCAT CCCTTCTCCACAGATGATGGAGAAGACAG CTCGGGCATGAAGAGATTACCCTTCAGTGACGATGAGTTCGGTTCACCCCAAAACAAGCTGCCGAGAGTGGAGGAAGCAAAGAAAG TCCTGCTGTACGTGCGCAAGGAAACAGACGAGGTGTTTGATGCCCTCATGCTGAAGAATCCCACGCTGAAAGGCCTGGTGGAAGCT ATTTCGGAGAAGTATGAACTGCCTTATGATAAGGTTGGAAAGGTCTACAAGAAGTGCAAGAAAGG CATTCTAGTCCACATGGATGACAACATCATCAAACACTACTCCAACGAAGACACCTTCCAGATCTCCATGGAGGAGTTGGGCGGCTTGTACAAACTCACCCTCACTGAAATCTGA
- the grhl1 gene encoding grainyhead-like protein 1 homolog isoform X2 has translation MNPFYSKRAVLVLQNEPGYGGQRRSFTTEDEAWKSFLENPLTAATKAMMSINGDEDSAAALGLLYDYYKVPREKRTIHQPKTDTLVSDVDPNKRHQIQTGHSIVQLQEASMENRIPVLKPPFNILQLGPDKRAHFSSPDTTVTVSIATVPNQTIKTEVPTHGFSVTVPNNCSETESHVGVFDRQLTHNAVHFSPGTQARTPPDSTFPESFKDGSQEVFSLPGDLQFRMTSMTPEDYTQFDTVPGNNFEYTLEASKSLRQKTGDGTMTYLNKGQFYPITLREIDNKGLQQPITKVRSVVMVVFGEEKCRDDQLKHWKYWHSRQHTAKQRCLDIADYKESFNTIGNIEEISYNAISFTWDTNEEAKIFISVNCLSTDFSSQKGVKGLPLNLQIDTYSYNNRSNKPIHRAYCQIKVFCDKGAERKIRDEERKQSRRKGKVVDLNSGLAFADMKVPMLQKRNDVTIFKMMTDLETQPVLFIPDIHFSTFQRHPFSTDDGEDSSGMKRLPFSDDEFGSPQNKLPRVEEAKKVLLYVRKETDEVFDALMLKNPTLKGLVEAISEKYELPYDKVGKVYKKCKKGILVHMDDNIIKHYSNEDTFQISMEELGGLYKLTLTEI, from the exons ATGAATCCCTTCTA CAGTAAACGTGCGGTCCTGGTTCTCCAGAACGAGCCGGGTTATGGCGGCCAGCGTCGCTCTTTCACCACAGAGGATGAAGCCTGGAAATCTTTTCTGGAGAACCCGCTGACAGCTGCCACCAAGGCGATGATGAGCATAAATGGAGACGAGGATAGTGCCGCAGCTCTGGGTCTGCTCTACGACTACTATAAG GTGCCCAGGGAAAAGAGAACAATACACCAGCCCAAGACAGACACACTGGTCTCTGATGTGGATCCCAACAAAAG GCACCAGATCCAGACCGGACACTCCATAGTCCAACTCCAGGAAGCCAGTATGGAAAACAGGATCCCGGTGCTCAAGCCTCCCTTCAATATTCTTCAGCTGGGCCCAGACAAGAGAGCCCACTTTTCTTCACCAG atacTACTGTCACAGTTTCCATTGCCACCGTGCCAAACCAGACTATCAAGACAGAGGTGCCCACTCACGGCTTCTCGGTGACTGTGCCAAACAACTGCAGCGAAACGGAGAGCCACGTGGGCGTCTTTGACCGCCAGCTCACCCACAACGCGGTCCATTTCAGCCCTGGCACCCAGGCTCGTACGCCCCCTGACTCCACCTTTCCCGAGAGCTTTAAGGATGGTTCCCAGGAA GTGTTTTCCCTCCCAGGAGATCTCCAGTTTCGGATGACCTCCATGACGCCCGAGGACTACACTCAGTTTGACACCGTGCCGGG GAATAATTTTGAGTACACTCTCGAGGCATCCAAATCTCTGCGTCAGAAGACAGGTGACGGGACAATGACGTACCTCAACAAGGGCCAATTTTACCCCATCACCCTCAGGGAGATTGACAACAAAGGCCTGCAGCAACCCATCACCAAAGTCAGG agcGTGGTGATGGTTGTGTTTGGAGAGGAGAAGTGCAGAGACGACCAGCTAAAACACTGGAAATACTGGCACTCCAGACAGCACACGGCTAAACAGAGGTGCCTCGACATCG CTGACTACAAGGAGAGCTTCAACACCATCGGCAACATTGAGGAGATTTCATATAACGCCATTTCCTTCACCTGGGACACAAACGAGGAGGCCAAA ATCTTCATCTCCGTCAACTGTCTGAGCACAGACTTCTCCTCTCAGAAAGGGGTGAAGGGTCTTCCCCTGAATCTGCAGATCGACACTTACAGTTACAACAACCGCAGCAACAAGCCCATCCACCGTGCCTACTGCCAGATCAAAGTCTTCTGTGACAAAGGCGCCGAGAGGAAGATCCGAGATGAGGAGAGGAAACAGTCCCGCAGGAAAGGGAAAGTTGTCGACCTAAACTCTGGGCTGGCTT TTGCAGACATGAAAGTACCAATGCTCCAGAAACGTAACGATGTGACCATCTTTAAGATGATGACTGATCTCGAGACCCAGCCTGTCCTCTTCATTCCCGACATTCACTTCTCCACCTTCCAACGTCAT CCCTTCTCCACAGATGATGGAGAAGACAG CTCGGGCATGAAGAGATTACCCTTCAGTGACGATGAGTTCGGTTCACCCCAAAACAAGCTGCCGAGAGTGGAGGAAGCAAAGAAAG TCCTGCTGTACGTGCGCAAGGAAACAGACGAGGTGTTTGATGCCCTCATGCTGAAGAATCCCACGCTGAAAGGCCTGGTGGAAGCT ATTTCGGAGAAGTATGAACTGCCTTATGATAAGGTTGGAAAGGTCTACAAGAAGTGCAAGAAAGG CATTCTAGTCCACATGGATGACAACATCATCAAACACTACTCCAACGAAGACACCTTCCAGATCTCCATGGAGGAGTTGGGCGGCTTGTACAAACTCACCCTCACTGAAATCTGA